The following nucleotide sequence is from Apium graveolens cultivar Ventura chromosome 4, ASM990537v1, whole genome shotgun sequence.
GCACACAGATAGTTTCTTCGAGCATATAGACAATTGTACGGGTATGTATGATCAGAGTTAAAATTTTATGCAGAGCCTGCTGCATAATAAACAATCAACAGCTCAATGTCTTTCTTTTTAGCTTCCAGTTGTAGAAACTTGAAGTTCATATCAACAAATTGCACAATTTAAACTAGAGATTTTTCTTCCCATCTACTCGTTAGCCGCCAATTTTGTTTTTATAAGGTTGATGATGCGCACACAGCAATATGTGAATGAAGATTCTAGTGTATTTGCGCAAACTGGAAAAATAGAAGACAGAGATAGGTAGGAAAAGATGCACAGGTCTTGATGTCTCAAATGTAACTGCTATTTTACATGCTTGAGACCGAAAGTTTGATGCAAATAAACGAATTTTTGTTTCTTGACATCTCAagtcctcaatagatggttttaGTTTAGAAAATCTCAACATATTGTTTATAAATCATAAAGAAATTTATTAATGgtaataatattttatgtactATATCTAATCTTTTTAATCTTTGAACATAACAATATTTTTTCAAGATCTTAATCATCAGAGTTCACAGAGAGCGTTGATCAATAGTGACATTCAATGAGTTCATGCCTGTAATTCAAGAAGATGagtaaagaaaataaaaaaatgcgTAAAAGGAGAAAACTAAACACCAAAATATCATCAGCTAACCACATGAATCTGGATAGGGCATTTTATGATTGTTTATCATGTATTATTTTGCAACTTGGAGATATAATTGTTCTACAAAAAATATTGTTAACATCATAGCTAAAATTAAAAGGTTTCTGAGATCTATAAGAGAATTCTTAATTTCCCTTGTATAACGAAAGGAAAGAGCTAGCAAATATCAGCTAGCGATCAAGATGTGAGGAACCTGCAACATCACCAACGGCTTCTGCATTTGGCCCGCATCCCATCGATAGCTTTTGAAACAAATCTTGTAAATTTTTTAAGGTTATAGGGCGTGCCTGCATAATATGTATAGAAAATTAGATATTAGATAAGAACATTTAAGATACATTAGTGTGTGTACTTGTGACTCTGTCCTCGCGACAAAAACTCATgtaaaaaattatgtaatattcaAAACGAGGAGTCGTGTATCTAGAAGTATTGATGTCGGTTTTGTTGTGCAACTAGAGATGCCCATAGAAGTTGCTGAGGCATACAAAATTGCAAATACTGTGTGCCTCCAGTATTTATGCGTAATATAGATACTTTTTTTTATAAACTTGGATTTTGGTAGTGAAATTTGCTGTTTTGTGCCACAATAGTGTCCACATTTTTACATGTATATAAGAGATCATCTGGATGGACTTACACGAAGGGCTTCAATATATGGGGCAGTCGTCAGTATTGGCGGAATGAAGCTTCTCAAGAGGAGACAACCCCTGCTGCATTCGAATCACATCAAATTATGTTTGTTAAGTACAACAACCAGACCGCCCCAAGGGACATAAAACCACTCTCAAGCTATCCGGTGCTTGGTCAGAGACATTTTTTACACAAGTTCTAAATCAATAATACAATAACTATAGGAACGATATAAGAATAGAAACACACAACAGCTTGGAAGATATGCTTACAAAGGTTGCTGGCTAACCTTGGATCATCGGACAGTATGACATAACATTGAATAATATTCTTCAAAACTGTAGTAGACGGTTCATCCTGCATCTTTTCAATTACGTCATTAAAAACCTTCATGATTGCACACAACCGGTTTGCAGGCTCACAGCAATACTGTAGTCCCTGCTCTTGCATCATTATTCTTGACATTATCCAAGATGCAGTCTGTATAGCCATATACAAGTGTTCAGAGTGAGTTTAAAGAGCCAATTAACTATGGGTGTCGATCTATTTATATTTTGATGGTGTACCGGAATTGTTTCAGAATTATTTGCTCAGGTTCTTACTAGGACGATCAAGTCTATGCCATGCAATATAAACCTTATGATTTATATATGGCTGGGTAATAATGTTCATCTAACACCAAAATATTAGATGTTCATCAAGTCGACTTGATATGTATTAATACGAAACATGGAGTATTAACTAAAAATCCCTTTTTCAATAAACACCTAGCAGAAACACTAGAAAGGgatattaatttgaaatttttagtAACCAGATTTTATACTCTGTACTGTCTTACATTACATGTAAGGTGATATATTGCAGTAAAAAATGCTTGGAAGCGAAAGAATGTTGAGTTCAAATTTTAATTGACACTTACTGATTGTGAAAGTTCGTTTCCATATTCTATGGATTTTAGACACAAAGGGAAGAGTCCTGATTCAAGCAAACAGTGAACAGCAACCTTTGTCGAAGGGTCGCCTACCTGCATAGTAGAGAAGATTCCGATGATATTTGGAGTAGAACCTTATAGGCATATCAGATCATATTAAAGCAAATTGATATGCAATCTGGTAAGAAATAATGGACATTTTCTTCAACTATTGTTCTGATTAATCTAATTCATCTCAACATTGCATTCAATTCAGAGCTGAAACTTGAAAGGGCGGGTAGCAACTAGCAATGAGAAAATACTTCCATGCTAGGTTACTGGTGCTTAGCTGTTTTAATAATTCAAATGGCTAAAAGTATAAAAAATTGAAGGTATCATGTATTGATTTAGAGTGGAATTGTACCTCCTTCAGAAGACCACCAATGACCCCCAAGCTCATTAGCCTTAGGTACTGGAATGGCTTGCTCGTTTCTTCAGTCTCCAAGAAAGGGTACAAGTAACAATGTATCTGAACTGCAAGGACAGAAGTAAGTTAATACAAGTCTGTCTACGATTAACCTTATCTAGCTCCTTAATTATCCTATTAAAATCAGTTAATAACAATATTTGAATAAGTTATGCAAAATCCTCATCCCAGAATTTATGTAACAAACTTGTAACTTCAACTGAATCCTTGATTTCACCTCAGTGTCCTGTTTCTTTGGTGTTCACATAAACAAATCATACCAGCTTGAAATAAAAAGTGAATGCATTTATATATCAAAACACGTCAAGTTCGACAATATCTTGTGTGGTCTTTAAGTAGCAATCTCAGACATCAAGAAATCAGCAAAAGTTATAGAATGAAATTAGCTTATATCATTTGGTGAGAAGAAGCTATAACTGTGGATACATCCAACTATGTTGAAGAAGACTAATGTAAATACTGAATACATTAGCAGAAACAAGTCACATAGCTTTCAGAAAGTTCAGAAAAATACCATTAAGGAACTGCATCTTCGTTTGAGGGTGAGTGGCCAAGCACTGCATTCAATAGAAAATACACTTTGATATTAGAGTTGCATACATAATTTTTTAGTACATAGAGGACCAGCTATGGCTCCTGCATaagtaaaaataaatttgatgtatatagataataaatttgataagtaaaaataaatttgatAAGAAAAAAGTTTGAAAATTAGGAAATCGAACATATAAAGCAAATACATTACAAAGTTAATACCACTAGAAAAGGAAATTAAAGGAGCGGAAATGACCTCAAACAAAACAAGTACATCACAAACTTTACTTGAATCTTTCATAGTAAGTTTCTCAGGTGTTAATGACTTGTATATAGATAATACTTCCTGCAATAAAGAAGATAATTCCATTAATCACCAACTGTAAAACACAACATTCTTATTTGAATAGATAGAATAGCCAATACAAACCACAAGGCTGAGCTTGTCAAACAAAGTAGTAAATCATTTAAATGATTCCAATGACCATCATGTGCGGATTTCATAAATTGTATCAAGTTCTGATTCAGATGTGATGCAACTTGATCTTAAGGGTAGGACTTCTCTAAGACGTGTGACATAAAAGTTGCAGAACTTCCTTACAATGCCTATTTTCCAGatttttgggtttcaaaatttcaaatttcCAAAATATTTGAGATCTCCACAAATCTTCTCATTAGTTCAATGAAAGATTTCTTCGGCAACTGACAAGCAAAGATACGGGTGCAGAAGTGCTGGGGTGCGTGGACAaaaatctaataaataaatataataatatgggAATTCGGGTGCGGGGGACACGACATATAAAAATATAGATTTTCTCTAGATTTCATGTTACATATATTCAATCTGGTTAAAAAAAACACAAACTATAAGCAAATTTAATCAAATGCATAACTTATTGATCTAAAACACAAAATACAggtaaaatattttaatttatgcAAAAATGAACACTAGCATAATACGTTTGTATTTACTAACAAAAACTGATACTTAATTTTACGAAAATAGGCGGTTAACAGAAATTTTGATTACAAATTATGGGGAAAGAATCAAAATTAGGATTCAGGATGAATCCCCTATCCGATGAGGGGACGTGCATGTTATAGTATCGGACAGAAGGATCAAGGGATTCACAAACAAGTATAATCATTTCAAAAGACAAGAAAGAATAAGGATCATTAATCACGAAATATTGATTAAATACTATATATACTTGAGAAGATCAAATATAACAATGTAACCTAGATACTGCCATTTTGGTTTAGTAGTCCACTTCAGTATTAAGATGTGAGGAAGAAACTCAAATCAAAACAGGGAACTTTTATTGTTAATGTTAACCAAAATTAGAAGTTAATAAAAAGAATTCACGACATGATATAAATTTAAGCAAGCTATTAAAACAAATACATTTAGTTTGATCAATGCAAAGCATTTGGTAGACCCAAGTCATTGTGCATACCGATAGGAGTAAGAAAACCGTACTGATTGACCGCTAAATGTGGAGGGCCAAATCTTGAATTCTTCCCTGTTTCTGTATTGATAAATCACATGTTAGAAATGAAATATACTATATCACCCAATAGACATTAGAACATAGAGTGTAAATAATTTGACTCTGCAGGCTGGACTGCACTTTAAACTTCTAACAAGCAAACTTAAATGATACTATACAGTCATTTAGGCGAGTCAAGATCATCATTTCTCTGCACATACTTATTGttctaaataaaatataaaactaCAAAATATCGAAAGAATCCACGTAAAAGTGACATTTGGTGCATACAAAGATATATATTTGCACATTCCGATTGAAGAGATACTTTCATAAATGAGACTGATTACAAATAAATATCAATCTATGTTTGTGTATGAACCACATAAAGAATGAAATCAAACGAATGAGTATATCTGGTTTACATAATCCCTGGTGGATTAAACCACACTTTATGAAAATGAAATGACCAGCATAGACATCATAAAATCATGACAAGGCCACAATTTAACTTGTATTTCAacatatgaatgcataatttaaACTCTTTAAAAACTCAGATCTATTGTCAATTACTTCTAATCAAGACACATAAATATAAAAGATAACTCTAATCATAATTAATCATCAATCATTTCTAACCAGCCACGTTAAACAAGCTTAAACACAAAAAATGCATCCAATCATGTATTAAAAACATCATTTATGAATTTACAATTACAGATCAATTTATTTCCACCTAACAGCAtacaaaaacaaacaaaaatgtacataaaacaaacaaaaatcTTCATAAATGAAGAAAAATAATGGACCTTAATCTGAGTAAGAGATGAAATGGCCTTTTCGCGATGCTCAGGTTCTCGAAGCAACACAACCAAGTCCTCTACACTAGCAGAAGGCCAATCAATAGCTTTGCTAGCACCATCACAGGGACCATTGTTG
It contains:
- the LOC141720300 gene encoding cell differentiation protein rcd1-like; this translates as MLNLPDSLYPDPIQGDNSVMSNGGAPANNNGPCDGASKAIDWPSASVEDLVVLLREPEHREKAISSLTQIKEVLSIYKSLTPEKLTMKDSSKVCDVLVLFECLATHPQTKMQFLNVQIHCYLYPFLETEETSKPFQYLRLMSLGVIGGLLKEVGDPSTKVAVHCLLESGLFPLCLKSIEYGNELSQSTASWIMSRIMMQEQGLQYCCEPANRLCAIMKVFNDVIEKMQDEPSTTVLKNIIQCYVILSDDPSRGCLLLRSFIPPILTTAPYIEALRARPITLKNLQDLFQKLSMGCGPNAEAVGDVAGSSHLDR